In a single window of the Drosophila albomicans strain 15112-1751.03 chromosome 3, ASM965048v2, whole genome shotgun sequence genome:
- the LOC127565438 gene encoding GATA zinc finger domain-containing protein 13-like, which yields MRNCVSASGRACAAATGGALAYTITGSTPKPCNFESENDNDENDNDEDENGNDENDNDENDNDGNENDNDENENYNDENENDNDENDENEIDDNYFFVISLLTTMRRMTPLQNIEFRTMVMDALRCMMTKMQQEQQEPSSTTH from the exons ATG CGGAACTGTGTCAGCGCAAGTGGCAGAGCTTGCGCCGCAGCTACCGGAGGTGCGTTAGCTTACACAATCACTGGATCCACGCCGAAGCCATGCAATTTCGAGAGcgaaaacgacaacgacgagaacgacaacgacgaggACGAGAACGGCAACGAcgagaacgacaacgacgagaATGACAACGACGGGAAtgagaacgacaacgacgagaACGAGAATTACAACGACGAGAAtgagaacgacaacgacgagaACGATGAGAACGAGATCGACGACAACTACTTCTTCGTCATTAGTTTGTTGACGACGATGAGGAGGATGACGCCATTGCAAAATATCGAATTTCGCACCATGGTGATGGATGCTTTGCGCTGTATGATGACCAAAATGCAACAGGAGCAACAGGAGCCATCCAGCACCacacattaa
- the LOC117567696 gene encoding apoptosis-stimulating of p53 protein 2 isoform X1, whose product MLTCVCRPVSGNLPKMPPASMMPASRASLGGGNNNNNSNSGSNAGGILSGNSYGGSGGSRSDCVSPTQVVTSEPKLNVPSRLTSAELRAMALRQQQQIDSQHQLLATKEQRLRFLKSQEVRSAVASAEGERLRRLRERVEAQESKLRRLRALRGQVDLQKTYNVTLSNDLDSIRALFSEKEKELSLAVAKVEALTRQLEELRRDRRCPVNLLATNGNGATQALPPQASRELEKLRRELMYRNQLSLQQDARLHMQREALQQRQAELRSVDQRIYELQTRLQRKKQANTHHQQQQQQQQQQQQQQQQQQQAQQQQQLQQQQQLHVQSAQLLAATAAAAQQQQQQQQQQQQQQQQQRQTVSKHGGVAALKQQLLQKQVNQLAAAAAAAAAGRAAERAIQRGSVNVAAVEPFIHTPQKSTITTTASYLSAGGNLLKHAAATANTNQQNQLIQDLSRAPGFFPASSSSSSNVTTTTTTTNSNSSESDESKLAKKLLTATSGNNNSKAKTEAELRKQAQSEAMDSTTHIYAEVGPKKRDREAAAAAAAAAAAAAAEANAAAAVAATTTATPSTNVVTSPVSKIPKSISTSSSASALINKLNQQAANKDAQDQAKKNEIAVTSETLSERNTQQQLTVHSMPLGAVSKSVAMAPSGSATKPLQVQVGNLAVPPRKPISSVAPTSMSNSSNNNNTSSNSSGSAIPKMITYSPKVNRVAPNVVLPAEARPALPPKPSKMSPTEQPSDAAIGTTATTAGAPSATATTAATTSGKSLGQPQVQTFGLQSLNINDNLPIKAKPLTIRKQPLFEQPPRLKATPIGTAGVAKPASQQLLLQRKPAEAQLKEPLRQLAQEASRVAASGTNVVESPQHSPNSNSQSSSSVDETDRMNLAATQTENNNNNNNNGGSNIKDRAVSKPKLARRVSFDPLALLLDASLEGELELVKKTAMQVANPSAANDEGITALHNAICAGHFDIVKFLVQFGCDVNAQDSDGWTPLHCAASCNNLSMVKFLVESGACLFASTLSDHETPAEKCEEDEEGFDGCSEYLYSIQEKLGILHNGDVYAVFSYEAQNSDELSFHVNEPLIVLRKGDDAENEWWWARNATGEEGYVPRNLLGLYPRVPPQSPHFSD is encoded by the exons GTGCCCAGCAGGCTGACGTCAGCCGAACTGAGGGCGATGGCactgcgacagcagcagcaaatcgaCAGCCAGCACCAGCTGCTGGCCACAAAGGAGCAACGGTTGCGCTTCCTTAAATCGCAGGAGGTGCGCAGTGCGGTGGCCAGCGCCGAGGGCGAGCGTCTGCGTCGGCTGCGGGAGCGTGTCGAAGCGCAGGAGTCCAAGCTGCGACGTCTACGCGCGCTGCGGGGTCAAGTGGATCTGCAGAAGACCTACAATGTAACACTGA GCAATGACTTGGACTCGATTCGTGCGCTGTTTAGCGAAAAGGAGAAAGAGCTCAGTCTGGCGGTGGCCAAGGTGGAGGCGCTAACGCGGCAGCTGGAGGAGCTGCGACGCGACCGCCGTTGTCCGGTCAATTTGCTGGCCACAAATGGCAACGGTGCAACACAAGCGTTGCCGCCTCAAGCGTCGCGGGAACTCGAGAAACTGCGACGTGAATTGATG TATCGCAATCAGTTGTCCTTGCAGCAGGATGCGAGGTTGCACATGCAACGCGAggcgctgcagcagcggcaagcGGAACTGCGCTCGGTGGATCAACGCATCTACGAGCTGCAGACGCGTTTGCAACGCAAGAAGCAGGCAAATacgcatcatcagcaacagcagcagcaacaacaacaacaacaacagcagcagcagcaacagcagcaggcgcagcaacaacagcaattgcagcaacagcaacagctgcatgTGCAATCCGCGCAATTGctggcggcaacagcagcagcagctcagcagcaacaacaacaacagcagcaacaacagcagcagcagcaacagcaacgacagaCTGTCTCGAAGcatgggggcgtggcagcacttaagcaacaactgctgcagAAGCAAGTGAATCAATtggccgcagcagcagccgctgcagccGCAGGACGTGCCGCAGAGCGAGCGATTCAACGCGGCAGCGTCAATGTGGCAGCCGTTGAGCCTTTCATACACACGCCCCAAAAGTCGACGATAACAACGACAGCCAGCTATCTGAGTGCGGGTGGCAACTTGCTGAAGCATGCAGCAGCCACGGCGAATACGAATCAGCAGAATCAACTGATACAGGATCTGAGCCGGGCGCCTGGCTTCTTTCCagctagcagcagcagcagcagcaatgtgacaacgacaacaaccacaacgaacagcaacagcagcgagagTGATGAATCCAAGCTGGCAAAGAAGTTGCTTACGGCAAcgagtggcaacaacaacagcaaggcAAAGACGGAGGCAGAGCTGCGCAAGCAAGCTCAGAGCGAGGCCATGGACAGCACAACGCACATCTACGCTGAGGTGGGACCCAAGAAGCGGGAtcgagaagcagcagcagcggcggccgcagcggcggcagcagcagccgcagagGCAAacgcagcggcagcagtagcagcaacaacaacagcaactcccTCGACAAATGTTGTTACTTCGCCGGTCAGCAAGATACCCAAGAGCATCTCAACGAGCAGCTCCGCCTCCGCTTTGATCAACAAACTGAATCAGCAAGCGGCCAACAAGGATGCGCAAGATCAAGCCAAGAAGAACGAGATTGCGGTCACAAGCGAAACGCTCTCGGAGCGCAACACGCAACAGCAACTCACGGTGCACAGCATGCCACTTGGCGCCGTCAGCAAATCGGTGGCCATGGCGCCATCTGGCTCCGCCACCAAACCGTTGCAAGTGCAGGTTGGCAATCTCGCAGTGCCGCCACGCAAACCCATCAGCAGCGTGGCACCCACTTCaatgagcaacagcagcaacaacaacaacaccagcagcaacagtagcggCAGCGCCATACCCAAGATGATCACTTACAGTCCCAAGGTGAATCGTGTGGCGCCCAACGTCGTGTTGCCAGCTGAAGCGCGTCCCGCGCTGCCCCCGAAGCCCAGCAAAATGTCGCCCACAGAGCAGCCCAGCGATGCAGCAATAGGCACAACAGCCACCACAGCAGGAGCACCGTCAGCAACTGCAACCACAGCAGCGACCACAAGTGGCAAGTCGCTGGGGCAGCCACAAGTGCAAACCTTCGGACTGCAGTCGCTGAACATCAATGACAATTTGCCCATCAAGGCCAAGCCTCTTACCATACGCAAGCAGCCGCTGTTCGAGCAACCGCCGCGACTCAAGGCCACGCCCATTGGCACAGCAGGCGTGGCAAAGCCGGCGAGtcaacagctgttgttgcaacgcAAGCCAGCAGAAGCACAGCTGAAGGAGCCGCTCCGACAGCTGGCGCAAGAAGCAAGCCGTGTGGCAGCAAGCGGCACAAATGTGGTGGAGTCGCCACAGCACTCGCCCAACAGCAACTCGCAGAGCAGCTCCAGCGTCGATGAAACGGATCGCATGAACTTGGCAGCAACTCAAACGgagaacaataataacaataataataatggtggcagcaacattaaAGATCGCGCTGTCAGCAAACCGAAGTTGGCGCGTCGTGTGAGCTTTGATCCTTTGGCCTTGCTGCTGGATGCAAGTCTGGAAGGTGAACTGGAGCTGGTGAAGAAGACGGCCATGCAGGTGGCCAATCCAAGTGCGGCCAACGACGAAGGCATCACGGCGCTGCACAATGCCATCTGTGCGGGCCACTTTGACATAGTCAA ATTTCTGGTGCAGTTTGGCTGCGATGTGAATGCACAGGATTCGGATGGATGGACGCCGTTGCATTGCGCCGCCAGTTGCAACAATTTGTCCATGGTCAAGTTTCTGGTGGAGAGCGGCGCCTGTTTGTTTGCCTCCACGCTCTCCGATCACGAGACGCCAGCGGAAAAGTgcgaagaagacgaagaaggcTTCGATGGCTGCTCCGAGTATCTGTACA GCATTCAAGAGAAGCTGGGGATTCTGCACAATGGCGATGTCTATGCCGTCTTTTCGTATGAGGCACAGAACAGCGATGAGCTGAGTTTTCATGTCAACGAGCCGTTGATCGTGTTGCGCAAAGGCGACGATGCCGAAAATGAATGGTGGTGGGCACGTAATGCCACCGGCGAAGAGGGCTACGTGCCACGCAATCTGCTTGGG CTATATCCACGAGTGCCGCCGCAGTCGCCACATTTCAGCGATTAG
- the LOC117567696 gene encoding apoptosis-stimulating of p53 protein 2 isoform X3, protein MIEITMCPAQFQLVVRRNDLDSIRALFSEKEKELSLAVAKVEALTRQLEELRRDRRCPVNLLATNGNGATQALPPQASRELEKLRRELMYRNQLSLQQDARLHMQREALQQRQAELRSVDQRIYELQTRLQRKKQANTHHQQQQQQQQQQQQQQQQQQQAQQQQQLQQQQQLHVQSAQLLAATAAAAQQQQQQQQQQQQQQQQQRQTVSKHGGVAALKQQLLQKQVNQLAAAAAAAAAGRAAERAIQRGSVNVAAVEPFIHTPQKSTITTTASYLSAGGNLLKHAAATANTNQQNQLIQDLSRAPGFFPASSSSSSNVTTTTTTTNSNSSESDESKLAKKLLTATSGNNNSKAKTEAELRKQAQSEAMDSTTHIYAEVGPKKRDREAAAAAAAAAAAAAAEANAAAAVAATTTATPSTNVVTSPVSKIPKSISTSSSASALINKLNQQAANKDAQDQAKKNEIAVTSETLSERNTQQQLTVHSMPLGAVSKSVAMAPSGSATKPLQVQVGNLAVPPRKPISSVAPTSMSNSSNNNNTSSNSSGSAIPKMITYSPKVNRVAPNVVLPAEARPALPPKPSKMSPTEQPSDAAIGTTATTAGAPSATATTAATTSGKSLGQPQVQTFGLQSLNINDNLPIKAKPLTIRKQPLFEQPPRLKATPIGTAGVAKPASQQLLLQRKPAEAQLKEPLRQLAQEASRVAASGTNVVESPQHSPNSNSQSSSSVDETDRMNLAATQTENNNNNNNNGGSNIKDRAVSKPKLARRVSFDPLALLLDASLEGELELVKKTAMQVANPSAANDEGITALHNAICAGHFDIVKFLVQFGCDVNAQDSDGWTPLHCAASCNNLSMVKFLVESGACLFASTLSDHETPAEKCEEDEEGFDGCSEYLYSIQEKLGILHNGDVYAVFSYEAQNSDELSFHVNEPLIVLRKGDDAENEWWWARNATGEEGYVPRNLLGLYPRVPPQSPHFSD, encoded by the exons ATGATAGAGATTACGATGTGTCCCGCCCAGTTTCAATTAGTTGTGCGCC GCAATGACTTGGACTCGATTCGTGCGCTGTTTAGCGAAAAGGAGAAAGAGCTCAGTCTGGCGGTGGCCAAGGTGGAGGCGCTAACGCGGCAGCTGGAGGAGCTGCGACGCGACCGCCGTTGTCCGGTCAATTTGCTGGCCACAAATGGCAACGGTGCAACACAAGCGTTGCCGCCTCAAGCGTCGCGGGAACTCGAGAAACTGCGACGTGAATTGATG TATCGCAATCAGTTGTCCTTGCAGCAGGATGCGAGGTTGCACATGCAACGCGAggcgctgcagcagcggcaagcGGAACTGCGCTCGGTGGATCAACGCATCTACGAGCTGCAGACGCGTTTGCAACGCAAGAAGCAGGCAAATacgcatcatcagcaacagcagcagcaacaacaacaacaacaacagcagcagcagcaacagcagcaggcgcagcaacaacagcaattgcagcaacagcaacagctgcatgTGCAATCCGCGCAATTGctggcggcaacagcagcagcagctcagcagcaacaacaacaacagcagcaacaacagcagcagcagcaacagcaacgacagaCTGTCTCGAAGcatgggggcgtggcagcacttaagcaacaactgctgcagAAGCAAGTGAATCAATtggccgcagcagcagccgctgcagccGCAGGACGTGCCGCAGAGCGAGCGATTCAACGCGGCAGCGTCAATGTGGCAGCCGTTGAGCCTTTCATACACACGCCCCAAAAGTCGACGATAACAACGACAGCCAGCTATCTGAGTGCGGGTGGCAACTTGCTGAAGCATGCAGCAGCCACGGCGAATACGAATCAGCAGAATCAACTGATACAGGATCTGAGCCGGGCGCCTGGCTTCTTTCCagctagcagcagcagcagcagcaatgtgacaacgacaacaaccacaacgaacagcaacagcagcgagagTGATGAATCCAAGCTGGCAAAGAAGTTGCTTACGGCAAcgagtggcaacaacaacagcaaggcAAAGACGGAGGCAGAGCTGCGCAAGCAAGCTCAGAGCGAGGCCATGGACAGCACAACGCACATCTACGCTGAGGTGGGACCCAAGAAGCGGGAtcgagaagcagcagcagcggcggccgcagcggcggcagcagcagccgcagagGCAAacgcagcggcagcagtagcagcaacaacaacagcaactcccTCGACAAATGTTGTTACTTCGCCGGTCAGCAAGATACCCAAGAGCATCTCAACGAGCAGCTCCGCCTCCGCTTTGATCAACAAACTGAATCAGCAAGCGGCCAACAAGGATGCGCAAGATCAAGCCAAGAAGAACGAGATTGCGGTCACAAGCGAAACGCTCTCGGAGCGCAACACGCAACAGCAACTCACGGTGCACAGCATGCCACTTGGCGCCGTCAGCAAATCGGTGGCCATGGCGCCATCTGGCTCCGCCACCAAACCGTTGCAAGTGCAGGTTGGCAATCTCGCAGTGCCGCCACGCAAACCCATCAGCAGCGTGGCACCCACTTCaatgagcaacagcagcaacaacaacaacaccagcagcaacagtagcggCAGCGCCATACCCAAGATGATCACTTACAGTCCCAAGGTGAATCGTGTGGCGCCCAACGTCGTGTTGCCAGCTGAAGCGCGTCCCGCGCTGCCCCCGAAGCCCAGCAAAATGTCGCCCACAGAGCAGCCCAGCGATGCAGCAATAGGCACAACAGCCACCACAGCAGGAGCACCGTCAGCAACTGCAACCACAGCAGCGACCACAAGTGGCAAGTCGCTGGGGCAGCCACAAGTGCAAACCTTCGGACTGCAGTCGCTGAACATCAATGACAATTTGCCCATCAAGGCCAAGCCTCTTACCATACGCAAGCAGCCGCTGTTCGAGCAACCGCCGCGACTCAAGGCCACGCCCATTGGCACAGCAGGCGTGGCAAAGCCGGCGAGtcaacagctgttgttgcaacgcAAGCCAGCAGAAGCACAGCTGAAGGAGCCGCTCCGACAGCTGGCGCAAGAAGCAAGCCGTGTGGCAGCAAGCGGCACAAATGTGGTGGAGTCGCCACAGCACTCGCCCAACAGCAACTCGCAGAGCAGCTCCAGCGTCGATGAAACGGATCGCATGAACTTGGCAGCAACTCAAACGgagaacaataataacaataataataatggtggcagcaacattaaAGATCGCGCTGTCAGCAAACCGAAGTTGGCGCGTCGTGTGAGCTTTGATCCTTTGGCCTTGCTGCTGGATGCAAGTCTGGAAGGTGAACTGGAGCTGGTGAAGAAGACGGCCATGCAGGTGGCCAATCCAAGTGCGGCCAACGACGAAGGCATCACGGCGCTGCACAATGCCATCTGTGCGGGCCACTTTGACATAGTCAA ATTTCTGGTGCAGTTTGGCTGCGATGTGAATGCACAGGATTCGGATGGATGGACGCCGTTGCATTGCGCCGCCAGTTGCAACAATTTGTCCATGGTCAAGTTTCTGGTGGAGAGCGGCGCCTGTTTGTTTGCCTCCACGCTCTCCGATCACGAGACGCCAGCGGAAAAGTgcgaagaagacgaagaaggcTTCGATGGCTGCTCCGAGTATCTGTACA GCATTCAAGAGAAGCTGGGGATTCTGCACAATGGCGATGTCTATGCCGTCTTTTCGTATGAGGCACAGAACAGCGATGAGCTGAGTTTTCATGTCAACGAGCCGTTGATCGTGTTGCGCAAAGGCGACGATGCCGAAAATGAATGGTGGTGGGCACGTAATGCCACCGGCGAAGAGGGCTACGTGCCACGCAATCTGCTTGGG CTATATCCACGAGTGCCGCCGCAGTCGCCACATTTCAGCGATTAG
- the LOC117567696 gene encoding apoptosis-stimulating of p53 protein 2 isoform X2: MKEPANTLDEIVPSRLTSAELRAMALRQQQQIDSQHQLLATKEQRLRFLKSQEVRSAVASAEGERLRRLRERVEAQESKLRRLRALRGQVDLQKTYNVTLSNDLDSIRALFSEKEKELSLAVAKVEALTRQLEELRRDRRCPVNLLATNGNGATQALPPQASRELEKLRRELMYRNQLSLQQDARLHMQREALQQRQAELRSVDQRIYELQTRLQRKKQANTHHQQQQQQQQQQQQQQQQQQQAQQQQQLQQQQQLHVQSAQLLAATAAAAQQQQQQQQQQQQQQQQQRQTVSKHGGVAALKQQLLQKQVNQLAAAAAAAAAGRAAERAIQRGSVNVAAVEPFIHTPQKSTITTTASYLSAGGNLLKHAAATANTNQQNQLIQDLSRAPGFFPASSSSSSNVTTTTTTTNSNSSESDESKLAKKLLTATSGNNNSKAKTEAELRKQAQSEAMDSTTHIYAEVGPKKRDREAAAAAAAAAAAAAAEANAAAAVAATTTATPSTNVVTSPVSKIPKSISTSSSASALINKLNQQAANKDAQDQAKKNEIAVTSETLSERNTQQQLTVHSMPLGAVSKSVAMAPSGSATKPLQVQVGNLAVPPRKPISSVAPTSMSNSSNNNNTSSNSSGSAIPKMITYSPKVNRVAPNVVLPAEARPALPPKPSKMSPTEQPSDAAIGTTATTAGAPSATATTAATTSGKSLGQPQVQTFGLQSLNINDNLPIKAKPLTIRKQPLFEQPPRLKATPIGTAGVAKPASQQLLLQRKPAEAQLKEPLRQLAQEASRVAASGTNVVESPQHSPNSNSQSSSSVDETDRMNLAATQTENNNNNNNNGGSNIKDRAVSKPKLARRVSFDPLALLLDASLEGELELVKKTAMQVANPSAANDEGITALHNAICAGHFDIVKFLVQFGCDVNAQDSDGWTPLHCAASCNNLSMVKFLVESGACLFASTLSDHETPAEKCEEDEEGFDGCSEYLYSIQEKLGILHNGDVYAVFSYEAQNSDELSFHVNEPLIVLRKGDDAENEWWWARNATGEEGYVPRNLLGLYPRVPPQSPHFSD, encoded by the exons GTGCCCAGCAGGCTGACGTCAGCCGAACTGAGGGCGATGGCactgcgacagcagcagcaaatcgaCAGCCAGCACCAGCTGCTGGCCACAAAGGAGCAACGGTTGCGCTTCCTTAAATCGCAGGAGGTGCGCAGTGCGGTGGCCAGCGCCGAGGGCGAGCGTCTGCGTCGGCTGCGGGAGCGTGTCGAAGCGCAGGAGTCCAAGCTGCGACGTCTACGCGCGCTGCGGGGTCAAGTGGATCTGCAGAAGACCTACAATGTAACACTGA GCAATGACTTGGACTCGATTCGTGCGCTGTTTAGCGAAAAGGAGAAAGAGCTCAGTCTGGCGGTGGCCAAGGTGGAGGCGCTAACGCGGCAGCTGGAGGAGCTGCGACGCGACCGCCGTTGTCCGGTCAATTTGCTGGCCACAAATGGCAACGGTGCAACACAAGCGTTGCCGCCTCAAGCGTCGCGGGAACTCGAGAAACTGCGACGTGAATTGATG TATCGCAATCAGTTGTCCTTGCAGCAGGATGCGAGGTTGCACATGCAACGCGAggcgctgcagcagcggcaagcGGAACTGCGCTCGGTGGATCAACGCATCTACGAGCTGCAGACGCGTTTGCAACGCAAGAAGCAGGCAAATacgcatcatcagcaacagcagcagcaacaacaacaacaacaacagcagcagcagcaacagcagcaggcgcagcaacaacagcaattgcagcaacagcaacagctgcatgTGCAATCCGCGCAATTGctggcggcaacagcagcagcagctcagcagcaacaacaacaacagcagcaacaacagcagcagcagcaacagcaacgacagaCTGTCTCGAAGcatgggggcgtggcagcacttaagcaacaactgctgcagAAGCAAGTGAATCAATtggccgcagcagcagccgctgcagccGCAGGACGTGCCGCAGAGCGAGCGATTCAACGCGGCAGCGTCAATGTGGCAGCCGTTGAGCCTTTCATACACACGCCCCAAAAGTCGACGATAACAACGACAGCCAGCTATCTGAGTGCGGGTGGCAACTTGCTGAAGCATGCAGCAGCCACGGCGAATACGAATCAGCAGAATCAACTGATACAGGATCTGAGCCGGGCGCCTGGCTTCTTTCCagctagcagcagcagcagcagcaatgtgacaacgacaacaaccacaacgaacagcaacagcagcgagagTGATGAATCCAAGCTGGCAAAGAAGTTGCTTACGGCAAcgagtggcaacaacaacagcaaggcAAAGACGGAGGCAGAGCTGCGCAAGCAAGCTCAGAGCGAGGCCATGGACAGCACAACGCACATCTACGCTGAGGTGGGACCCAAGAAGCGGGAtcgagaagcagcagcagcggcggccgcagcggcggcagcagcagccgcagagGCAAacgcagcggcagcagtagcagcaacaacaacagcaactcccTCGACAAATGTTGTTACTTCGCCGGTCAGCAAGATACCCAAGAGCATCTCAACGAGCAGCTCCGCCTCCGCTTTGATCAACAAACTGAATCAGCAAGCGGCCAACAAGGATGCGCAAGATCAAGCCAAGAAGAACGAGATTGCGGTCACAAGCGAAACGCTCTCGGAGCGCAACACGCAACAGCAACTCACGGTGCACAGCATGCCACTTGGCGCCGTCAGCAAATCGGTGGCCATGGCGCCATCTGGCTCCGCCACCAAACCGTTGCAAGTGCAGGTTGGCAATCTCGCAGTGCCGCCACGCAAACCCATCAGCAGCGTGGCACCCACTTCaatgagcaacagcagcaacaacaacaacaccagcagcaacagtagcggCAGCGCCATACCCAAGATGATCACTTACAGTCCCAAGGTGAATCGTGTGGCGCCCAACGTCGTGTTGCCAGCTGAAGCGCGTCCCGCGCTGCCCCCGAAGCCCAGCAAAATGTCGCCCACAGAGCAGCCCAGCGATGCAGCAATAGGCACAACAGCCACCACAGCAGGAGCACCGTCAGCAACTGCAACCACAGCAGCGACCACAAGTGGCAAGTCGCTGGGGCAGCCACAAGTGCAAACCTTCGGACTGCAGTCGCTGAACATCAATGACAATTTGCCCATCAAGGCCAAGCCTCTTACCATACGCAAGCAGCCGCTGTTCGAGCAACCGCCGCGACTCAAGGCCACGCCCATTGGCACAGCAGGCGTGGCAAAGCCGGCGAGtcaacagctgttgttgcaacgcAAGCCAGCAGAAGCACAGCTGAAGGAGCCGCTCCGACAGCTGGCGCAAGAAGCAAGCCGTGTGGCAGCAAGCGGCACAAATGTGGTGGAGTCGCCACAGCACTCGCCCAACAGCAACTCGCAGAGCAGCTCCAGCGTCGATGAAACGGATCGCATGAACTTGGCAGCAACTCAAACGgagaacaataataacaataataataatggtggcagcaacattaaAGATCGCGCTGTCAGCAAACCGAAGTTGGCGCGTCGTGTGAGCTTTGATCCTTTGGCCTTGCTGCTGGATGCAAGTCTGGAAGGTGAACTGGAGCTGGTGAAGAAGACGGCCATGCAGGTGGCCAATCCAAGTGCGGCCAACGACGAAGGCATCACGGCGCTGCACAATGCCATCTGTGCGGGCCACTTTGACATAGTCAA ATTTCTGGTGCAGTTTGGCTGCGATGTGAATGCACAGGATTCGGATGGATGGACGCCGTTGCATTGCGCCGCCAGTTGCAACAATTTGTCCATGGTCAAGTTTCTGGTGGAGAGCGGCGCCTGTTTGTTTGCCTCCACGCTCTCCGATCACGAGACGCCAGCGGAAAAGTgcgaagaagacgaagaaggcTTCGATGGCTGCTCCGAGTATCTGTACA GCATTCAAGAGAAGCTGGGGATTCTGCACAATGGCGATGTCTATGCCGTCTTTTCGTATGAGGCACAGAACAGCGATGAGCTGAGTTTTCATGTCAACGAGCCGTTGATCGTGTTGCGCAAAGGCGACGATGCCGAAAATGAATGGTGGTGGGCACGTAATGCCACCGGCGAAGAGGGCTACGTGCCACGCAATCTGCTTGGG CTATATCCACGAGTGCCGCCGCAGTCGCCACATTTCAGCGATTAG